In the Desulfomicrobium escambiense DSM 10707 genome, one interval contains:
- the lpxC gene encoding UDP-3-O-acyl-N-acetylglucosamine deacetylase translates to MKQTTLKKEIRCSGVGLHSGQKVEMVLKPAPADTGVVFSLCNTSGRHMVVPEPGRVVGTGLATTLGTDQAKVSTVEHLLAALVGLEIDNVIVEVDGEEIPILDGSASVYVYLINSAGIRLLDRPRRVAKVVRPLVFEQGGKRVSVKPYNGLRIDYAISFAHPMIGDQAYSFESSPLSFSYRIARARTFGFMKDVEWLQKNGLALGGTLENAVVFDDYGVVNPEGLRFEDEMVRHKILDFMGDIAVGKRRLWGHFEVSCSGHDFNNRFMRYLFGNSSEYLEFVNVEGGSSASRKHEPEIVPVGVPAWA, encoded by the coding sequence ATGAAACAGACGACCCTCAAAAAAGAAATTCGGTGCTCCGGAGTCGGGCTGCACAGCGGTCAGAAGGTCGAGATGGTCCTCAAGCCAGCTCCGGCGGATACGGGTGTTGTGTTTTCCCTCTGCAACACGTCCGGTCGGCACATGGTTGTTCCCGAGCCCGGCCGTGTCGTCGGGACCGGATTGGCCACGACGCTTGGCACCGACCAGGCCAAGGTTTCCACGGTGGAGCATCTTTTGGCTGCCCTTGTGGGCCTCGAGATCGACAACGTCATCGTCGAGGTCGATGGCGAGGAGATCCCGATCCTGGACGGCAGCGCCTCGGTCTACGTCTATCTCATCAATTCCGCCGGCATCCGGTTGCTTGATCGGCCCCGGCGCGTCGCCAAGGTCGTGCGGCCCCTGGTGTTCGAGCAGGGCGGCAAGCGCGTCAGCGTCAAGCCATACAACGGTCTGCGGATCGACTACGCCATTTCCTTTGCCCATCCGATGATCGGCGACCAGGCATACAGTTTCGAGTCTTCGCCGCTCTCTTTCTCCTATCGCATCGCGCGGGCCCGGACCTTCGGGTTCATGAAGGATGTGGAGTGGCTGCAGAAGAACGGCCTGGCCCTTGGTGGGACTCTCGAAAACGCCGTTGTCTTCGACGACTATGGGGTGGTGAACCCGGAAGGGCTGCGTTTCGAGGACGAAATGGTGCGGCACAAGATACTCGACTTCATGGGCGACATTGCGGTTGGCAAGCGCCGTCTGTGGGGACATTTTGAGGTTTCGTGTTCCGGCCACGACTTCAACAATCGCTTCATGCGCTATCTTTTCGGCAATAGCTCGGAATATCTTGAGTTTGTGAATGTGGAAGGGGGATCGTCCGCATCGCGCAAGCATGAACCCGAAATTGTTCCAGTGGGTGTGCCCGCCTGGGCATGA
- a CDS encoding GTP-binding protein, translating into MAKQKFERKKPHVNIGTIGHIDHGKTTLTAAITKIASLKGGGSFVAFDEIDKAPEEKERGITIATAHVEYETAKRHYAHVDCPGHADYIKNMITGAAQMDGAIIVVAATDGPMPQTREHILLARQVGVPYLVVFLNKVDLVDDEELIELVEMEVRELLSKYEFPGDDVPVIRGSALKALESDSADAD; encoded by the coding sequence ATGGCCAAGCAGAAATTTGAAAGAAAGAAGCCGCACGTCAATATCGGTACCATTGGTCATATCGACCACGGCAAGACGACCCTGACCGCGGCGATCACCAAGATCGCGAGCCTCAAGGGCGGCGGTTCCTTCGTCGCCTTTGACGAGATCGACAAGGCTCCCGAAGAGAAGGAGCGCGGCATCACCATCGCCACCGCGCACGTCGAATACGAAACCGCCAAGCGTCACTACGCCCACGTGGATTGCCCCGGTCACGCCGACTACATCAAGAACATGATCACCGGCGCGGCCCAGATGGACGGCGCGATCATCGTTGTCGCGGCTACCGACGGCCCCATGCCTCAGACCCGTGAGCACATCCTGCTCGCCCGTCAGGTCGGCGTGCCCTACCTGGTCGTGTTCCTGAACAAGGTCGATCTGGTCGACGACGAGGAACTGATCGAGCTGGTCGAGATGGAAGTCCGCGAACTGCTGTCCAAGTACGAATTCCCGGGCGACGACGTTCCGGTCATCCGCGGCTCCGCCCTGAAGGCCCTGGAGAGCGACAGCGCCGACGCCGATG